In candidate division KSB1 bacterium, the genomic stretch AATTATCCCAACCCATTCAATCCGGCGACCACGATTGCCTTCCGCGTGATGCGCAAAGCGCGGGTGCAAATTCGAATCTTCAACCTGAGCGGCCGGTTGGTGCGCGAGCTGGTGGATGGGGAGTATGTGGCCGGCAACCACGCCGTACAATGGGACGGCAAAGATATGCACGCCCAAAACGCCGCCAGCGGAATTTATTTGTGTGAAATGAAGGCCGGTAATCTTCGCCAGGCCAGACGCCTTACTCTGCTGCGCTAGCGGGTCGTTCTTTGCCGGCAAGGCAATGCTCATAAGCCGCGCATCACGAGCCGGCACACAGCTTCTTACGAAAGTGGAAATTCTCACGCACGGAACCGCGAACCCCTTTCGGTATTGCCTCGGTGCTGGGGGGAGCGGCGCCAGTGCAGTCATCCTGACTGCACTGGCGCCGTCTCGTGGTGCTGCCTCGAGAGGAGAGCGGGGGACAACCGGCTGTTCCGCCCGGGACGCCCTGTTCATACCTGAATTTTGCACCCAGATTGATCTCTTCCGCGAGAAACGCCGCTTTGATCGCGAGCGCCAACCACCCAGGGGGTGTGGCATAAAAAATTTTTCCGACAAACGTGCGGTCGACTCCTCCACGGCTGAACTTTTTAGTGAAGCTGTATATTGCATTTCTCACAACTCCGTCAGGAATGACCTGCCTGGTTCTCCTCAAAAAACCGCGCCAGATCATGGAAAATTCTACAGGCCAACTCCCAGCGGAGTTTAAGGACAGGCAGGATGCCCATATCTACAAACAGTTCACTCCTCACGGAGTTTTATGAACACGACATTGATTCCGGCGAAAAGCAAGCCAGCATGCAAAATTCAGGCAGCACAACGGTGATTCAACCCTCAGTGTCAGGATCACACACAAACAATCCGCCCACGAAAGCAGAAATCCCACGGAAAAAATCATTTCGTGGCAGTCCATTTTCGTGGGAGGGAAGCCGTGACGCTTTTGGTAAACGGGCGAATTTCGAAGTCAGGACCGTTCGACATTCGAAAAAAGTCTTGCTTGACTTCGAACGGAATAATTGTCGGCACATTGCGAACACGTCATTTCTTCCGGGCGACAGCAAGCCCGCAGGCAAAATTCAGGGGGGAACTGTGGAGGCTTTGCCGCCTGATGAAAGTTGACGATCAAAATACGATGACAAAGCCCTGTGATGCACTGCCTTGCCTTGAAGCCTTCTCATGCATCCGCGTTACAACGCCGGAGTGACCAACTGTTTCTGCCGCCATCACCTCTTCGCAAGAGTGCGAAAGCCCCCCTCTTTATTTCCCAAATTTGCAAAGCGCAGACAGGCGACTTTTTGCACGCGGCGATTTGAGCCGGCGATCCTCATAGAAATATACAGACTTAAAAACCGTGCGATTGTCGCGCGCCACCCCTGTTTTCGGCATATTGTTTGAGATTGAAAATGAGAGATCATCCGACTCAAGCGTACATGGCCACATGACTGTTCTTTGCATCTGATGAACTCCGACAGGAGTGAGATGGTTATAGCTAAGTGCCGTTCGCCCAAATGAAACCCCATCGGGGTGACATGTGTATCGTGCCTCCTCATTGATCTCATCTTGAATTGAATGCAAACGCCGTTACATGTCACTCCTTAAGGAGTTTGAAGTTGGAGGTGTTGACAATTACTCTAAACATTTCACCCCTGGCGGGGTTGGGCCGTTCGCTATCACGTTAGGGCAAGTGACTCTCAGCAGAGAAGGCACGGAACTGATTTTGCGATTCTTTTCATCTTGTTGTCGCAAAATGTACGCAAAATTCGGATGATCCAAATGATCTGCAGGGTTTGAAAAACTGTTCGGGCGCCGCCTGATTGGCGGCGGCAAAGGTGGTGACCAACCGGAGCACGTGATGAAGACGTCTCCAGAAAAGCCGGCAGAAGGGCCGAATCGTGCGCCTCGCAACCAGCAGCCACGCCTGGTGGGTTTCCTGTGTATGAATGGGTCCCAGGTGTTTTATGACGTCTCCAACCCCGCGCGACGAAAGCTGCCGGCCGGTTTTACCGGCATCGCGGTGGAGTGCATCTCACAGGTGCACGCGCGCGAAATTTTCAAAGCCCTGCGCTTCGGTGCGGAGGGCGTTTTGCTGGCGGCCAGCCCGCAATGTCCGTGTGGACATGACGAAAATGAAATCCGCCAGCATGTGGCAGAATTGTACCGGGCGTTGGCAGGCTATGACATCGAAGCCAGCCGCTTGCGGCTGGAGTGGATTTCGACCGCGGAGGAACACAAGTTTCTGCAGACCGTGAATGAGATGATGTTGGGCTTGCAACAGTTGCCGCCGTTGCAGCTCTTTAAAGAACTGGGCAGAAATCTCGCTTATTGCGGATAAGGGCATGTATAAAATTCTGCAGGTGCAAAGCCTGGCGCCGGGGATCAAACGTCTTGAAGTCGTGGCGCCGGAGATTGCGCGACACCGCCAGGCCGGGCAATTCGTCATCCTGCGCGTGCACGAGCAGGGCGAGCGCATTCCCAGCACCATCGCCGATGCGGATGTCGGGCGCGGCACGATCACGCTGATCGTGCAGGAGGTGGGCTGGACGACACGCCTGCTGGGTCAAAAGCGAGCGGGAGATTTGCTGCCGGATGTTTGCGGCCCACTCGGTGAGCCAACCCAGATCGCAAATTTTGGCCATTGTGTGTGTCTGGCCGGCGGCGTGGGGGGTGCGGAGATTTATCCCGTGGTCAGGGTCCTGCGTGCTGCCGGCAATCCCGTGACGGCCATCATTGGCGCGCGCACGCGTGCCTTGCTCATTCTCGAAGAAGAGATGCGGGCGGCCGCGTCCCGCCTCCTCATCACCACCGATGATGGCAGTTACGGCGTTCACGGCCTGGTGAGCAAACCGCTGCAGGAGATGCTGCAGCGGGGCGAGCATATCGACCGCGTTTTTTGCATCGGCCCGGTGCCGATGATGCGTGCGGTGGCGGATGGCCCCGGCCGTTTCGCATCCCCACCGTCGTGAGCTTGAATCCCATCATGGTGGATGGCACCGGCATGTGCGGCGGCTGCCGCGTGACGGTTGGCGGCAAAGTCCAGTTTGCCTGTGTCGACGGCCCGGATTTCGATGCCCATCAGGTGGATTTTGACGAGCTGGTGCGGCGGCAGGGCATGTATCGCAGTGAAGAGCGCATCATCCTGCAGCGTTGCGAAGCAGGCAGATGGTGAGAGCGGGCAGGGATGGTCTGGCATGATTGTCGGGAATTTTCTGTGCTTTTTGCAACCAAGCGTCTTGCCGGGGTGCCGGCGGAAAAGTACCGACTCTCCCGGAACTAACCCCATGTGGACGAGCCACAGCCAAAAAGATTTTATTCGACGGGTTTTTCTATCTGTTGGAAAAATCCTTGCTTTTTTTTGCAACGAATCAATTTCCAAGTGACCAATCCCTTCAACCCGGCGACCGGGATACGGTTCGCAATTCCACGGCGGGAACAGGTCACAGTGAAGGTTTTCGATGTGTTGGGCAGGGAGGCGGCGGTGGTGGAGGGTGAGCTGAGGCCGGTGCGCATGCGCTGGCCTGTGAGGCCCGCGATTTGCCGAGCGGGGTTTACGTCGTCAGCATGAAGAGCGGAACTTTTTGCCAATGAATCAAAATGCTTTTGGTCAAATAATCTCCCGTGGCAGGCGTCATGGCAAAGACGATCATTCCCGCGAGAACACCGATGCCCGAGCAGGCGCCGCAGCGCCGCCTCCACAACTTTGAGGAAGTCGCACTCGGCTACAGCGACGATCAGGCGGTGCGCGAAGCCCGGCGCTGCCTGTAGTGCAAGAAGCCGGTTTGCATCGCCGGCTGTCCGGTGGGGATCGACATACCGGCGTTTGTTGACCGGGTTGCGCAAGGTGACTTCCTGACTGCCGCGGCAATCATTCGCAGCAAGAACGCCCTGCCCGCAGTGTGCGGCCGCGTTTGCCCGCAGGAGAACCAATGCGAGCTGGCTTGCCTGATGGGCAGGAAGTATCAGCCCTCGCCATCGGCCGCCTCGAACGTTTTGTGACGGACTACGTTCGAGAGCAAAGCAATGGCCTGCCTGCGATCCGGGTTGCAGACAGGAAGAGCATGGCGGTCGCGGTGGTCGGTGGCGGCCCGGCGGGTCTCACCGTGGCCGGCGAATTGATCCAGCTCGGCTATCGCGTGATGGTGTTCGAAGCGTTGCACAAGCCGGGCGGAGTGCTGGTCTATGGCATACCCGAATTTCGTCTGCCGAAGGCGATCTTGCAGGCGGAGGTCGATCAGCTCGCCGCGCTGGGAGTGGAGTTTCGCACCAATCATGTTGTCGGCCGCACGGAATTGGTGGATGAGTTGCTGGGACGTTATGACGCTGTGTTCATCGGCACGGGCGCGGGTTTGCCCTATTTCATGAACGTGCCCGGCGAGAATCTCAACGGGGTTTACTCGGTGCATGAATTTCTCACGCGCCTGAACCTCATGCGTGCCTATCGCTTTCCGGAATGGGACACGCCCATCAAAGTGGGCAGGGCGGTGGCGGTGATCGGCGGCGGCAACACTGCCAGGGATGCGGTGCGCACTGCCAGGCGCACGGGCGCGGAACATGCGTATTTGATCCATCGCCGCTCGCGCACCGAGCTGCCGGCGCGCACGGAGGAGATGCATCACGCCGAAGAGGAGGGCATTGCATTTCGCCTTTTGGAGGCCCCGGTGGCCGTGCACGGCGACAGCAGGGGCTGGGTTTCTCATATCGAATTGATCAAAATGCAACCCGGCGAACCTGATGACTCCGGCCGCCGCCGGCCGGTGCCGATCAAAAATTCGAATTATTCGCTTGCTGTCGATACCGTGGTCGTGGCCATCGGTCAGGGCCCCAATCCGCTCATTCCCCGCACCACGCCGGGATTGAAGACAGGCAAGCATGGCATCATCACCATCGATCCGGAAACCGGCGCCACCAGCAAGCCGGGCGTGTTTGCGGGCGGCGATGTTGCCACCGGCGGCGCCACCGTCATCCTGGCGATGGGCGCCGGCAAGAAAGCGGCCAAAGCCATTCACGAGTATCTGCGCTGAGTCCCGCAGAAGGCCATCTCCTCTTGGCGAAAGGATGTCTGATGGATTTTTTGAGTCTGCTGTTGTTCCTCATCGTTTATCTGCTGCTGCAGTTGGTGATTTTGCCCAAACTCGGTGTGCCGACCTGAATGTCGAGAGCGTGCGGCGTGGATCGTCGCAAACATTCCACTCCGGCCGAAAAACAGCGTGGGGAAGGCGAAGTGTCACGCTAGAGCCGGCGCGTGCAGAGATTGGTGCTCACACTGTCTGGCCTGCGAGGCGCGCTGACAAAAGGCAGGGCAGTCATCTGATGGCAAGCAGTACTGCACCCCGGCGGGGCGGGAGGGAATGGCGACTTCGGGATCAAACACGATAATTCTCCCATGAAAGTGAAGTCTCACGCAGAACCATTTCGTGTAGCAAGATGCGGGGGCATATGTCGCCCCGGCGGGTTTGTCTCGCGGAGGGAATTTTGATTTTGCAGAAGGTTTTCATACTTGACTGCCGTTTCTGTCCTTGCTAGGAACCATTCACCAAATGGAGTGCACGAGATGAGCTACTATTTCGCCAAGCAAACGCGCCTGGGTTTTGACGAGGCCATCGCGCGGGTGACCGAGGAACTCCAAAAGGAGGGCTTCGGCATCCTCACCGAAATCGACGTAAGGGAGACTTTGAAGAAAAAGCTCGATGTCGATTTCAGACGCTACAAAATTCTCGGCGCCTGCAATCCGCCCTTTGCATATCAGGCGCTGCAGGCGGAGGAACACATCGGCACCATGCTGCCGTGCAATGTCATCGTGCAGGAGAAGGGCGGCGGTGTCGAGGTGGCGGCGGTGGATCCGGTGGCTTCGATGGCGGCGGTGCGCAATGAACAGCTCGGCCGCATAGCAGAAGAAGTGCGCCGCAAGCTCGAGAAAATCATTCAAAATGTGTGAATCGTGACCGGGCCGGCATGCGGCTGCCCGGTCCTTTAATTTGGAGGCAGGCATGGACAAGCAGACCTTGATCGCCCGCTTGAATGAGGACCTGGCAGGAGAATTGGGTGCCATCATTCAATATCTTACCTATGCCGCCAAGGCGAGCGGGCCGTTCCGGCCGCAACTGTCGCAATTTTTCACCACGGAGATTGCCGACGAACAACTGCACGC encodes the following:
- a CDS encoding hydrogenase iron-sulfur subunit — encoded protein: MKTSPEKPAEGPNRAPRNQQPRLVGFLCMNGSQVFYDVSNPARRKLPAGFTGIAVECISQVHAREIFKALRFGAEGVLLAASPQCPCGHDENEIRQHVAELYRALAGYDIEASRLRLEWISTAEEHKFLQTVNEMMLGLQQLPPLQLFKELGRNLAYCG
- a CDS encoding DUF302 domain-containing protein — its product is MSYYFAKQTRLGFDEAIARVTEELQKEGFGILTEIDVRETLKKKLDVDFRRYKILGACNPPFAYQALQAEEHIGTMLPCNVIVQEKGGGVEVAAVDPVASMAAVRNEQLGRIAEEVRRKLEKIIQNV